In the genome of Oncorhynchus mykiss isolate Arlee chromosome 30, USDA_OmykA_1.1, whole genome shotgun sequence, the window ATGAGCTTTAAAGTTGTTTGTCTGGTTTAATTGATGAAGAATCACAAGATTTCAGATGAATGACAAATTATATAGCCCTCGGCTACATCAAAACGACTCAAACAAATGAGGAAAACAGTCACAACAGTGAGGGAAATGTTTACAACCcaatgggcacacactggttgaataaatgttgtttgcacttaatttcaatgaaatgacgctGAAccgacgtggaatagacgttgaattgacatctatGCCGAGAGGGAATGTCAAGCAAGTTAACCAAAGCATTACACCATCTAGTGTCTTAAACTGGAATTATGAAAATGTGgacaaattaaaataaaaaataaagcaaGCGCGCATCAAGATACAAATTATTAAATATCAATCGGTACAGAAATAATGATTGTCAAATTCCAACATCAAATGGAAAGGTTACAACGGATGACGGATCAGTTAAGATACTTCAATATATTTGCACAGTATGAACAAAGTGATAAAGCAATGGCGTATacaatacattttgaaacaaacgGATTAGTAAAGGTAAAGTAAGAAAAACTCACCGGAGGGAGATTTCTCAGTGGTCTTGAAAACCATTCTCCGTTAGTTATTTGTTCAGCGCTCTCAAAGTATCTCGTCATTTAAGTCTAAGGTATAAAGTTACTCAAAGAATATTTCCGTTCTTGTGTTTATGGTTATTATAAATAGGGGATTGTCATGTCGTCCTTCGGTGAACAGTCTATTAACATTATTTAGGCAGGAAAAAAGCATGTTTTTCAAGCATTCTATAATCTTTGCTTTCTTGGTCAAATCCGGTTTGAAATGACTTCTAATCGTTGAATTTCTAAATTCTATAAAATGTAACTTATTTGAGACCCGAAGAATAGTAGGACTAGAAACTAGTTGGGTATTTTCTCCCCAAACTAACATCGTATGTAGAAAATTGGATCACTGTAGTAGATTATGTTTTCAAACGTGGTGGGCAGATTGCGTGAAAAGTAAATTAACCCAAGTAGGAATGCTAAAGAATATCCTGTATGAAGAATTTTAAAAACTCTTTAAACTGTCAGGAATGCTTTGTGGTTGGCTAGAGAAGGGGAGAAATATGTTAATAATGTAGGCTTCTGCCATACCAAATATGGCAATATTGTTACGTCTGAAGTCTGGTTCGCATCTGGAATAGTTTAGTTCTACGGAATAAAGGGGAGAGCGGGCCAAAAATAGAAACCATAAACTTTATTTCTCCCACTCTCAGACGCGCAAAGAAACTCCGAATACCGGGACTTCGCTCTCCTAAACTGTGTACAGTTACAGTAGCCTTCATTTAATATTGCAGTCTATTGATATATGGGCTATAATAAGACCTTCCCTTACATAATGATTCTCATCATAAACGTATGAGGAGAAGCACTGACAGCATGACAATATATTTTTATAGCAACTGTTTTTGGCAACTGTTGCACAAATTACAGCAAAATAGTTTGTAATATAATAACAGATTTAACAAATCTATAGCACGTAATAAAACACCTACATCAAAAGgatgaaaaataaatcaaaacGACAATGTTACATGATCATAATTTTtataatattttttaaatcattatAATATTTGTATATAAGCATgttacccataatgacaacagCAGTCAAATGAATGGAAACAAACAGACCAAactgctataaaaaaaaaaagtgacatGTACCCTAACCCTACGGCCCATAACCTAAAAGCTGTGAGAAAAccaataaagaaaataaaaaaggaaTAAAGGAGGATAGTATCGAAGGGAAACAGCGAGGGGAAAATGTGTTCAGTTCTagggaaaatgtaatttaagaaAAAAAAGTTAGACAGGGTGGTGCTTAGCTTGGATGGAAAACGCGCCAAGAAACATTCCTGGCATAGTTTTGGAACAGTTCAGCAGTCAGCCAACAACGACGTCAGCTTTCACTACAGTATAAAGGACAGGGGGTACTTAGCTTCAGCAGACTGCAACTTGCAACCAGAGCTAGAGCAACTCCTAAGCCTCTAACCAAAGATACTAAAAAACAAACCAAACCGCTACAGACGAGACGACTGACTGCTACACTTAGGATAAAAAGACACTTGCAAAGACTTAAAGCAATATATCGAAAAGGAATAGCAAAAGAAGACAAATCTTATTATTGAATAGAACAAGAGAACAAGGCAAATATGTTTATTTGCTCAATCGTCGTGATGTTTATTGGAACCTTCAACGTGGTAAGTTATTTTTctataaaatatttcagttgaaagTTTCTTGTCTTTATTGTCTGGGAAATACAACATTGTAGAACACTGGTTTGTAAACGTATTGCCTCTTACTAAATCATTTCCGCACTGTTTGAATAACGAACTAAATAAGCTATGTAAATATAACCTAACGATGTCACTCTTTTAAGATGTTGGTTACAAAGTATCTATCATTAACGTGCTCGGTTATCCACGCAGgttagttcctcctcctcctgcccctcGGTATGCGAGTGCCCGATGGAGATGACCAGGTGCGCACCTGGTGTGAGCCTCGTAGCGGATGGCTGCGGGTGCTGTAAGGTCTGCGCGAGACAACTCAATGAGGACTGCAGTCTGACCGAGCCTTGCGACCACACCAAAGGGCTGGAGTGCAACTTTGGGGCCAGCTTCGGAGCTATGCGTGGCATCTGCCGTGGTAGGTGTCTCATTCAAATCCTACTATGCAGTAAACTGATCTTAGGTCTGAATAATGTTAGTTTTAAAGTTTGTAACCTTGTTAAAGTAATAGGATAGAGTTAAgatgaaagagtgagagaaaaagaggaccATGTGATTTCAACTCTAAGGAATGTAACTCAGTGCCTCAGTCTAAACTCAGAAGTACAAACATCCTGCTCTAGTAGAAAGTGATCCCCCCCTCAGTGGCTCCTCTCCTTAGGCAGCCCTAGCCTAGAACATTCTGAGGAATTTTTACAGTTAAACCAAGCCTCCCTCAGCCAGCATCAGCCAGCTTGTGATTTGTGATGTCTATAGCCTTTTGAACAGAGAAATAACAGCAAtttccactctcttctcctcagctAAGTCAGAGGGTAGACCCTGTGAGTACAACAGCAGGATTTACCAGAACGGAGAGAGCTTCCAGCCTAACTGCAAGCACCAGTGCACATGCATCGATGGGGCTGTGGGCTGCGTCCCCCTGTGCCCTCAGGAGCTCTCCCTGCCCAACTTGGGCTGTGCCAACCCAAGGCTGGTCAAGGTGGCAGGCCAGTGCTGCGAGGAGTGGGTGTGTGATGACGGCAAAGACACTGACATCAGTGGCAAGCTGTTTGGCAAAGACAGCGTGACTGACGAGTCAGAGAGCGACCTCACCAACAGGAATGAGCTCATCGCCATCGTCAAGGGAGGACTCAAGTCTCTACCTGGTAAGCAGCTTCTTTCTAGCAGcagccattttttttatttcagctttcaacAATAACATTTTCCATTGACTCAAATGTTCAAGCCCATTCCCGGAACAGTTTGTAATGTTTGTTTGATCTTTCTCCTTACAGCTTTCAGAGTCCAGCCTGAGAGCCACATGTTTGAGAGCCAGAAGTGTGTTGTCCAGACCACTCCTTGGTCCCAGTGCTCCAAGACCTGTGGCACAGGCATCTCCACCCGAGtcaccaacaacaacaatgaGTGCAAGCTGGTCAAAGAGACTCGCATCTGTGAAGTGCGACCATGCACCCAGTCTCC includes:
- the LOC110521788 gene encoding CCN family member 1 yields the protein MFICSIVVMFIGTFNVVSSSSSCPSVCECPMEMTRCAPGVSLVADGCGCCKVCARQLNEDCSLTEPCDHTKGLECNFGASFGAMRGICRAKSEGRPCEYNSRIYQNGESFQPNCKHQCTCIDGAVGCVPLCPQELSLPNLGCANPRLVKVAGQCCEEWVCDDGKDTDISGKLFGKDSVTDESESDLTNRNELIAIVKGGLKSLPAFRVQPESHMFESQKCVVQTTPWSQCSKTCGTGISTRVTNNNNECKLVKETRICEVRPCTQSPYSSLKKGKKCSRTKKSTQAQKFTYAGCSSLKKYRSKYCGSCVDGRCCSPQQTRTIRIKFRCEDGETFNKNVMIIESCKCTFNCSHSNEASYPFYRLFNDIHKFRDQIKSDWAENRPLRDPKTTTLTDQWQSI